A region from the Malus domestica chromosome 07, GDT2T_hap1 genome encodes:
- the LOC108173713 gene encoding probable WRKY transcription factor 27, producing the protein MADDWDLYAVVRGCKSTTQTTRNITITAACITPTNPIHTPLDEFKNDPLWDLLNSDELTDPLFSFTNLDDPKEANGFQELQQSFFRNPTTTTNNDHNPTTNNTTFGPNNIIPNSPTISYFGGSSGSGQHHLQHQQQQQHHHAQLQQQLQHQQHLSMPTHFTRGIPAPSFRGIYGQQQQQQKIMQPGDQNLQPRQLQTQQGFRRPKFINPAYPHPRLPTRPQRRMKTQQKKNVHEVKAEDLISADLWAWRKYGQKPIKGSPHPRNYYRCSSSKGCPARRQVEQSTTEPNIFIVTYTGDHTHARPTHRNSLAGSSRNKLSAASTSQKKPINNDSGSTAVPNPSSPTTGLPMTVQAEAVPVANKVNSDNSLDKETEESDEEEETDHENENENEVEDDDVMIPDMDMSDEIFLGLKELGGTSSNGSGSGSFSGFCFR; encoded by the exons ATGGCAGACGATTGGGATCTTTACGCTGTGGTAAGGGGTTGCAAATCAACCACCCAAACCACCCGAAACATCACCATAACCGCCGCCTGTATCACACCCACAAACCCCATCCACACACCCCTGGATGAGTTCAAAAACGATCCTTTGTGGGATTTGTTGAATTCCGACGAGTTAACCGATCCGTTGTTCTCTTTTACCAATCTAGACGACCCAAAAGAAGCCAATGGTTTCCAAGAGCTGCAGCAGTCCTTTTTTCGcaaccccaccaccaccaccaacaacGACCACAATCCCACCACTAACAACACCACCTTTGGACCTAATAATATTATTCCAAATTCCCCCACTATTTCTTACTTTGGAGGATCTAGTGGTAGTGGCCAACATCACCTccaacatcaacaacaacaacagcacCATCATGCACAACTCCAACAACAGCTGCAGCACCAGCAACATCTTTCGATGCCTACTCATTTCACCCGGGGAATTCCAGCTCCTAGTTTTCGAGGAATCTAtggccaacaacaacaacaacaaaaaattatgcAACCCGGGGATCAAAATCTTCAACCCCGCCAGCTCCAAACTCAGCAGGGATTTAGGAGGCCCAAGTTCATCAATCCCGCTTATCCTCATCCTCGGCTACCAACTCGcccacaaagaagaat GAAAACCCAGCAAAAGAAAAATGTTCATGAAGTGAAAGCGGAGGATCTCATCAGCGCTGATTTATGGGCGTGGCGGAAGTACGGCCAAAAACCTATCAAGGGTTCTCCACACCCAAG GAACTACTACAGATGCAGCAGCTCAAAAGGGTGCCCGGCGAGAAGGCAAGTGGAGCAGAGCACGACAGAACCCAACATCTTCATAGTTACATACACCGGGGACCACACTCACGCTCGCCCGACTCATCGAAACTCCCTTGCCGGGAGCTCCAGGAACAAGCTGTCAGCTGCATCTACGAGTCAAAAGAAGCCAATCAACAACGACTCCGGTTCGACAGCTGTTCCCAACCCCTCGTCTCCCACCACCGGACTACCCATGACAGTCCAAGCTGAGGCTGTGCCTGTAGCCAATAAGGTCAATTCTGACAATTCACTTGACAAAGAAACTGAGGAATctgatgaggaggaggagacgGATCATGAGAATGAGAACGAGAACGAGGTCGAGGACGATGACGTTATGATCCCGGACATGGACATGTCGGATGAGATATTCTTGGGGCTGAAGGAACTGGGTGGTACTAGTTCTAATGGCAGTGGGAGTGGAAGTTTCTCTGGTTTCTGCTTCCGGTGA